One window of the Gemmatimonadota bacterium genome contains the following:
- a CDS encoding DUF3604 domain-containing protein yields MGRLQIRLSEHRRGHVDKDPALTVDGSGRFWVAWHGYRPKEDRILVRSFEDQRRGPLLTVSEEAGINFQPRIVCGGDAVWVVWCAVREGRWCVLARSADEMGEVVRLAEADASLAFPDVTSDNEGRIWVAWTALVGKWRRVFGRCLDGNRWSEVVDLSQGGGDHYRPVLCGHAGGAWVAYQTLQNGACDLFLRKWTPDGVGRPEKFSLTDDWELFPRLCPDGSDGVWATWTVTRDVIHPKGFVDHKVEAMASHFDGRSWTPYRGPDRTMAEGYVAHLYDGLLGREHYMGFVGWRRRPQIVRETDGDVWVLYERKEDELVNRHGPDALFYARPLTGRNQGRSCEVDGEVHAYTVNGDLPVVDERLSFAAQISEGRYYADICAGSLPLDQAQSVEERPVSAWRSWRPIRLSEPPVFDQRPEIEVGGKTYKLYWGDLHCHGNLSGDAEGEIDENYAYGRYKARLDFMAVTDNDALYDNILTPSELELILAEADHFNDPGRFVAVPAYERTYRKESESGPNHRIMLFPDGEMPLYHFTESDADTLEKWVAAMERTRAFTFPHHPTWWVIPSSRLGGVELCSCWDIYIQMRDTIPEALRQGYRLAFMGNSDSHRIVPGMGGALTGVWAEALTREALFEALWARRCFATNGARVMLDVRVNGMPMGSEVRVAGQVHLICMVQASRMVQEVALFRDGEQVQEQWVGKKQAVLKFEDEPDSGEHFYYLEVRLKPLRRVPMGGRCGNLQVAQGDFAWSSPIWVKR; encoded by the coding sequence ATGGGGCGTTTGCAAATTCGATTGTCAGAGCATCGCCGCGGGCATGTGGATAAAGACCCGGCGCTGACTGTGGATGGATCTGGTCGATTCTGGGTGGCATGGCACGGGTACAGACCCAAAGAAGATCGGATTCTGGTGCGGTCTTTTGAGGACCAGCGGCGAGGTCCTTTGTTGACAGTGAGCGAAGAGGCGGGGATCAATTTTCAGCCGCGGATTGTGTGTGGAGGCGATGCGGTGTGGGTGGTGTGGTGCGCTGTGCGGGAGGGACGATGGTGCGTGCTGGCCCGATCGGCAGACGAAATGGGCGAGGTGGTGCGATTGGCTGAGGCGGATGCGAGTCTGGCCTTTCCGGATGTGACTTCGGATAATGAGGGCAGAATATGGGTGGCTTGGACGGCGCTGGTGGGTAAATGGCGTCGGGTGTTTGGGCGATGTCTGGATGGGAATCGTTGGTCTGAGGTCGTGGATCTGTCGCAGGGTGGGGGAGATCACTATCGGCCCGTGCTGTGTGGTCATGCCGGGGGTGCCTGGGTGGCTTACCAGACGCTCCAAAATGGAGCCTGTGATCTGTTTTTGAGAAAGTGGACGCCGGATGGGGTGGGGCGACCGGAGAAGTTTTCGCTTACAGATGACTGGGAGTTGTTTCCAAGGCTGTGTCCCGACGGATCAGACGGGGTCTGGGCGACGTGGACGGTCACACGCGATGTGATCCATCCCAAGGGATTTGTGGATCACAAAGTGGAGGCGATGGCTTCGCATTTTGACGGCCGGTCCTGGACACCTTATAGAGGTCCAGATCGCACTATGGCCGAAGGGTATGTGGCGCATCTCTACGATGGATTGCTGGGGCGCGAGCATTATATGGGGTTTGTGGGGTGGCGGCGACGGCCGCAGATTGTGCGGGAAACGGATGGGGATGTCTGGGTTCTCTATGAGCGCAAAGAGGACGAGTTGGTCAACCGGCACGGTCCGGATGCACTGTTTTATGCCCGGCCCCTGACCGGGAGAAATCAGGGGCGGTCCTGCGAGGTAGATGGGGAGGTACACGCTTATACGGTGAACGGAGATTTACCGGTGGTGGATGAGAGGTTGTCGTTTGCTGCTCAGATTTCCGAGGGGCGATATTATGCAGATATCTGTGCCGGGAGTTTGCCGCTGGATCAGGCACAGTCCGTGGAGGAACGTCCGGTCTCGGCATGGCGGTCGTGGCGACCGATCCGACTGTCCGAACCGCCTGTGTTTGATCAGCGGCCCGAAATAGAGGTGGGGGGAAAGACCTATAAGCTTTATTGGGGGGACCTCCACTGTCATGGCAATCTATCGGGTGATGCAGAGGGCGAGATCGACGAGAATTACGCGTATGGGCGCTACAAAGCACGGCTGGATTTTATGGCGGTGACGGATAATGATGCGCTTTACGATAATATTCTCACGCCATCTGAGCTCGAGTTGATCCTGGCGGAGGCCGATCACTTTAACGATCCGGGACGATTTGTGGCCGTTCCCGCTTATGAGCGCACCTATCGCAAAGAATCGGAGAGCGGACCGAACCATCGGATTATGCTATTTCCGGACGGAGAAATGCCGCTGTATCATTTTACTGAGTCCGATGCGGATACACTGGAGAAGTGGGTGGCAGCGATGGAGAGGACGCGGGCTTTCACTTTTCCGCACCATCCCACATGGTGGGTGATTCCGAGCAGTCGGCTCGGGGGCGTGGAACTGTGTTCGTGTTGGGATATTTACATTCAGATGCGGGATACGATTCCAGAGGCACTGCGGCAGGGCTATCGTCTGGCGTTTATGGGGAATAGCGATTCCCATCGGATTGTGCCCGGGATGGGGGGTGCTCTGACGGGGGTGTGGGCAGAGGCGTTGACCCGAGAGGCACTATTTGAAGCTCTGTGGGCACGGCGGTGTTTTGCAACCAACGGTGCTCGTGTTATGCTGGATGTTCGGGTGAACGGAATGCCCATGGGATCGGAGGTGCGGGTGGCTGGGCAGGTACACTTAATCTGCATGGTGCAGGCATCCCGAATGGTGCAGGAAGTCGCGCTGTTCAGAGATGGAGAGCAGGTGCAGGAGCAATGGGTTGGAAAGAAACAGGCTGTTTTGAAGTTTGAGGACGAGCCAGACTCTGGAGAACATTTTTATTATTTAGAGGTTCGACTAAAGCCGCTTCGCCGGGTGCCGATGGGCGGGCGCTGTGGAAATTTGCAGGTGGCACAGGGCGATTTCGCATGGTCGAGCCCCATCTGGGTTAAAAGGTAG